A portion of the Jaculus jaculus isolate mJacJac1 chromosome 5, mJacJac1.mat.Y.cur, whole genome shotgun sequence genome contains these proteins:
- the LOC101613695 gene encoding ras-related C3 botulinum toxin substrate 1-like encodes MQAIRCVVVTDEAVGKNCLLTSYTTNAFPGEYIPTVFDNYSASVMVGGKPVNLGLWDTAGQEDCDRLPPLSYPQRSPNVFLICFSRLSPASFENVCAKWYPEVRHHCPNTPIIVVGTKLDLRDDKDRMEKLKEKLTPITYPQGLAMAKEIDAVKYLECSALTQRGLKIAALAWYLHRYLNCKSSPF; translated from the exons ATGCAGGCCATCAGGTGTGTGGTGGTGACAGACGAAGCTGTAGGTAAAAACTGCCTACTCACCAGTTATACAACCAATGCATTTCCTGGAGAATATATCCCTACTGTCTTTGACAACTATTCTGCCAGTGTTATGGTAGGTGGAAAACCAGTTAATCTGGGTTTATGGGATACAGCTGGACAAGAAGATTGTGACAGATTGCCTCCCCTTTCCTATCCACAaagat ccccaaatgttttCCTAATCTGCTTTTCCCGCTTGAGTCCTGCATCATTTGAAAATGTTTGTGCAAAGTGGTATCCAGAAGTGCGACACCACTGTCCCAACACTCCCATCATTGTTGTGGGAACAAAGCTTGATCTTAGGGATGATAAAGACAGGATGGAGAAACTGAAAGAGAAGCTGACTCCCATCACCTACCCTCAGGGGCTAGCCATGGCCAAGGAGATCGATGCTGTAAAATACCTGGAGTGCTCAGCGCTCACACAGCGAGGCCTCAagata gctgctttagcGTGGTACCTACATCGCTATCTTAACTGTAAGTCCTCCcccttttga